agcagctgaaggcccagcaccaagatcttgaggaagcacaactccagctcgagcaggaacatgCAGAGCTCGAGCCTGAGATCGAGCGTCacggagatggtgggcgtgcacGCGTCGTTGCTTGTgacgtgaaccggaggatcatcgaggacaatgaagccctcccacacttcaccggggcaagccagaacatcaccgtcaTAGCGGCCTTGCTCCAGGGGCTTCTAGGGCCCGCGATGCCTAAGGATCGTTGGGCCCATCGCGAGAATCGCACGCTACTCGAGAGTGCGGTAGTGCAACAGGCTCGCAATAGGCCAAGAGCTTGTTGTCCCgacgatgcgagctcgacgccagccagcgcgcACCCTTAGAGCAACCCAACATggacgtgtcagtccaccaggcatagTAAGGCGGTAGGCTGCGCACCGCGGTctcggtgcatgagcatctcggccgcaaccatgatgcgcgcgacaccctcgatgcccgcaggCATGCCCGCGATgatgcgagggagggggctagccgtagctaccaccctcgtcgtggcggatgctacgacagcggcaAGGATCGAAGCCCAATCCCCGACTtgccgggacctcaggcctttggccgacacatcctcaacgctgtctTCCCACCATagtaccgaccaccgaccaacatcccaaaatactctggggaaacaaaccctggatTGTGTCTCGAGGATTactggcttgcttgccaagccggtggagtggataatgacgatttaattatctgcaaccttccattgttcctagccgattcggCGCGGACGTGGTTGAAACACCTTCCACCCAATAGaattcaaagttgggtggacctaaaagagatcttcgtgggaaacttctagggcacatacgcgcatcctaggaacccatggtaTCTCAAAAACTGCCGATAGAAGGCCGGggaaacccttcatgggtacatccggtgcttctcctggcagtgcaacgagctgcccaatgTCACCGACgccgacatcataggagctttcctgtctaggaccacctgcgagtccctggtccataagctagaacataagggcccgcgaaccactaaggagctcctcaacatcgccaccagccacgcctcaggtgAGGAaacggtcggagcgatcttcgaccgcctcaagggcaaggcaaaatgagacgaggacgccggcgaaggcgcctctaaCCGTCCCAATAAGAAGAAGAGCAAGTAGCGATgcaagggctcgctcgtggccactgccgaccGTAAGGTGGGTCGAAAGCCCACtgagggtaccctagaccacttcaagaagctgctcaaagggccatgcccgaaccatgccttccctgtTAGGCATCTATACAAGGACCATGGCCTCATGAAGTGGTCCTTGTcaggaggctccaacaagggggagcataggaaggaccccAAGCCAGCTGCGGATGgcgccgaggggaaggacggtggaTTTTCGGCACtggatggttgcctcatgatcttcggagggtcagtGCCCTACGACACTAAGCGCCGACAGAAGCTTGCGCGCTGTGAGGCCTATATGGCCGAGTCAACcatgccttccttcctccgatggtcagagtccgccataacctttgattggaccgACCACCCGGAAAGCATCCCGTAGCTGGGACGATATCCGCTCATGGtagacccaatcatcggcacgaagcggctcactaaagtattgatggatggaggcagcggcctcaacatcatgtatgctaaaacgctcgacgccatgggcatcgaccgagcacgCGTCCAGCCGACCGGGGCACCTtttcatggcatcgtgcctagaaagcaggccatgccactcgggcagatcgatctgcccgtaaCCTTcgaggatccatccaattatatgatggagacccttaccctcgaggtggtcgggttccacggaacctaccacgtcatcctgggacgtccatgctacgcgaagttcatggccatccccaactacacctatcaaaagctgaagatgtcaggtccatgcagggtcatcaccattggcacctccttctagtgcacctacgagtgcgaggtcgagtgctgcgaacatgccgcggcaattgtcgcctccaaagagctcgcgaccatcaggaaggaggtcgccgaagaagcaccagaccccaagcggtcgaccgggtcttttgagcctgtagagggcgccaaggaggtcttCATAGACCTagtggctccaagggcaaagtggtacgcattggcaccatgctttcctccgaatagggaagcacgctcgtcgacttcctctacgccaacagagacatctttgcatggagactcacagacatgctaggcattccgagagaagtcgccgagcacaccttgaagatcaggccaggctccaagccggcgAAGTAGCACCTATGTCGCTTCGACAAGGAGAAACACAGGGCAATCGGcgaggagattgcaaagcttttggcgatcgagttcatcaaggaagtatatcacctcgagtggttagccaatcccgttcatgtacgaaaaaagagtgggaaatagagaatgtgtgttgactacatgggtctcaacaaagcgtgtccaaatgaTCCATTTcatttgccacgcatagaccaagtagtcgactcaaccttagggtgcaaaaccctttgcttccttgatgcgtactctgggtaccatcaaatcacgatgaaagagtccgaccagctcacgacatcttttattACCCCATTCAGATCGTTCTACTACATCACAATGTCATTTGGTCGGCAAAACacgggggctacgtaccagcgttgtatgctcaagtgtttcggggacctcatcgggtgaaccattgaggcctacatggatgacatcgtggtcaaatccaaacgggttgaccaggtcatagccgacctagagcagacctttgcgaaactccgagcaaacgacatcaagctcaaccccaagaagtgtgtttttgagGTCCCAAGGGGTACGTTTCCGGGTTTTATCgtttccgagcgtggcatcgaagccaacctaaaGAAGATCTCGGCTATCACAAGGATGGGcatgatttagaacataaagggggtacaacgagttatagggtgcctcaccgcgctCAACCGCTTTATCTCGTGCCTTcacgaacgaggtctccccctctatcggctcctaAAGAAGGTTGACCGTTTCAAATGGatgcccgaggcctaggaggcacttgacatggtcaagcagcttctgatgaAGGCCTCGATCCTGGTCCCCCCGACCGATggggaaccacttctgctctacatcgcgaccaccacgcaagtggtcagcgccaccctggtggtagagcaagaagaagagggacacgctctCAAAGTGCAGCGTCTcatatacttcattagcgaggtcatgtccgattccaagacctgctacccccaaatccagaagctcctgtacgccatccttatcgccaagagcaagttgcgtcactactttgagtcacatccggtgacggGCGTGACGTCCTCccctctcggtgaggtcatccaaaaccaggatgtcatgggaagaatcatgaagtgggcactcgagctgatgggtcaaggcatttcatatgccctttggacggccatcaagtcccaagtgctggctaatttcATTGCAGAATGGACCGAtgtccaaatgccgccagcagtcatcaaccaagagtactggatgatgtacttcgatggatcgctgatgaagaaaggtgccgGTGCAGGGCTGGCCTTTGTTtcgccccttggggtacgcatgaggtacatggttcgcatccacttcacctcctccaacaatgtggccgagtatgaggcgctCACCAATGGCCTATGTTTCGCCATCTAGTTGGGTAACCAACAGCTTGACGTacggggcgactcccagctagtcatcgaccaagtcataaaGGAATCAATCTACCACAATGCTAAGATAGTTGtgtattgccaagaagtccgccagctagaggacaagttcgatggtctcgagctcaatcatatTCTTAGGCGTCTCAATGATGCGGCCAACGCGCTGGCGAAAACGACGTCCGGCCGAGAGCCAATGCTGACAGGCATCTTCGTCAGCGATTAGTACAAGCCCTTGGTCCGCTACGAGCAGCTGGAATAGACCGGCGACGTGCCGCTtgccctaggctcgggggctaaccagtCGACGGCTCCATCCAACCCAGAAGTCATGGAGCTTGCGGAGGATCCAGCGATACAGCCCGACCCTCTGGCCGACTGGAGGActccttacctcgactacctcttcTGTGAGGCACTGTTGTCGGACAAAAcggaggctcggtggctcgcgcgtcatgccaagtcctttatcCTTATTAATGGCAAGCTCGACaggcgaagccacactaggatcctgcagcattgcatccccatcaaacgagggaagcagttgctgagcgatatccacgatgGGTCTGTGGGCACCATGCTGACCCTGGTCAGAAAAGCATTCCGATAAGGTTTCTACTGGctgaccgcagtagccgatgctgaaTAGATtttgcgcacctacgaagggtgtcaatactacactcggcagacccacctatcggcccaagcactccaaacgatctctatcacatggccattcacggtctgggAGCTCGATCTTGTCGGACCTATCAAGAGAGCATCcgagggctatacgcacttgcttgtcaccgtagacaagtttacaaagtgggtagaggctcgatcgatctccatgatcaagttcgagcaagccgtgttgttcttccttgacatcgtccatcgctttggagtcttaaactccattatcatggacaacggcacgtatttcaccaaaaagaagttcctccgattctgcgatgaataccacatccacatcgATAGGGCCATCGTGGCGCACCCCTGCacgaacaggcaggtcgagcGTGCGAACGGCATGgttctacaaggcctcaagcctaggatcttcaaccgattgaacaagtttggcggatgATGGGTCGCGGAACTTCCTgcagtgctctggagcctgaggacgacccccagtcgggccaccggctacacaccattcttcatggtctaggttctgaggctatcctcccgactgacctcgattatggagcgccgagggtcagggcgtacgatgaatagggagccaaggcatccctcgaggatgccatggaccagctagatgaagcgcacaatgttgccctccttcgctcggccaagtaccaacaagcgttgTGCCGGTACCACGGCCGTCGAatgcggggtcaggccttcaacatcggggacctagtgctcagcctcgtccagagcaacaagaaccgccacaagctctctccaccgtgggagggaccattcGTCATCATGAAAGTGCTCTGACTAGGCACCTAccagctcaagaccatcgagggCAAAGTCTTtgtcaacgcctggaacatcgaacaactacatcatttttacccttaatatacgcacactatctcttatcagttttgctaccaactccccgatctttagtgacacccgatcccagcaacggcagggggtcaggcctcactcgagggctgataagagcatatctatctggtagacattctctatgaccgaccctttctcacgttaagacctagaagcgaggaTTACAGAAAtagacgctgagtaaaactagtcgaactgcaagaaacctatgccccaatggctacgacatttttgctcacgaGTGTAAGCAGAGTTTtttccgcaccccgagctttttagccttaactacgaaaagagtcggtacgcgtctaagagtatatccacctggcaaacattctctatgccgaccctctctcatgttaagatctagaagcaagggttgcagaaacgaacgctgagtaaaactggtcggactacaagaaacctacgccccagcgcctacggcgtttttgctcaccagcattattagagtttgttcacccgcaccccgagctttacagccttaatgacggaaagggtcggaacgcattaacctttttatacaaaaaggggagaagggctaaaaatctgtttagccataacgaaatttaagagcttgttcacttgttacgagttcgccgcctggcttatctgccaaactaaaattcttggggaggatgatctcatcctctatctccgtaggaaagtcctatgccagcgggtcacccaagtcggtcGGATGGCttgggccgctgccgagagatgggtaaggagcagtaggatgccccatgcgggttatgccgactccgCCATGAACGATAGACCTAGATTTCACTCAGACATATCTAGTAAGAGCTCTCTGaacccgtcactcaagccatctaggtaagtcctgtgccagcgggtcacccaagtcaatcggacAGCTCGGGCTGCTGCCAAGAGATgggtcatctttaagtgacacccaaccctagcaacggtaaggggtcgggcctcactcgggggctggcaagagtgtctattcggtagacattctctatgcccgaccctttcttacgctaaaacctagaggcaaggtgtgcagaaacaaacattgggtaaaactggtcggaccgcaagaaacccaCGCcacagcggctatggcatttttgctcactagcatgatcagagtttttgtacccgcaccctgagctttagcctccgccttcccaggaagGGCTTGTAGGGGCCCaccgatggaatctccatcgaggagaggccagcaggtcacccaagtcaatcggacggctcgagccgctgccgagagatgggtcatctttaagtgacacctAACCCTAGCAACAGCAAGGGTCGGGCCTTACCTGGTGGCTGGCAGGAGTGTCTATtcgatagacattctctatgcctgaccctttctcacgctaaaacctagaggcaaggtgtgcggaaacaaacgctgagtaaaactggtcagaccgcaagaaacctatgccccagcggctatgacgtttttgctcaccagcatgatcagggtttggaggggcccaccagcggaatctccatcgaggaaaggccagtaggtcacccaagttgatTAGATGGCTCGTGCCACTACCGAGagacgggtagggagcagcaagatgccccatgcgggttaggccgactccatcatgaacgatggacctagatttcactcaaatatatccggtaagagctccccgaacccgtcactcgagccatcgaggtagctttaccaacccccactttacttttccagtgcatgagcattcattcatccattctcatacatccaagcatcgcatatgcaattattacaTCACAACGCTTGGCGTcgcatcacaaagcggtagtcgtctcattcaatatgagcggtgatcgaccgaggtttgaaggccggcccgcgaagggctcgaggccgcctcgcgtcgaatagagccaggggagaaaatgtagatgagccctaatggcctttgcccaacccgctcagaagcggatagggtcatctcaaccttcttgttcgatcctaaccttgaaccaagcccacagaatctccatcgaggggaggccaatgggccacctgagccggtctccggaacgactcgggcatctaccgggaggtgggttaaggagtagtggaatgccacatgagggctatgccgactccgtcatgaacgatggacccagattccactcggacatgcccgttagcgagctcgccgagcgcaccacttgagccatcgaggcaagtgtcgttagctcaaccccttcggttgTGAAAACCGTGGATGGGGCGACACATAAAACTTGgctgacccctaccgagcccaacggggctcgtgggctcgagccgcccgaccCCGACTCAGGAATCTGACCGACCGAAGTTCGAAGGtcgacccacgaagggctcgaggccgccttgcatcgaacagagctaggggagaaaacacagatgagcctcagcggcccttGCCTGACTCACTCAGAAAAggacagggtcatcttgaccttctcgtctgatcctaacctcgagtcatgcccacagaatctccatcaagggagGCCAACAGGCCACCTGAGTCAGGCTCCGGAACAACTCGAACATCTatcaggaggcgggttaaggagcaatggaatgtcacatgagggctatgccgacctcgtcacgaacgatggacccggattccactcaaacatgcccattagtgagctcaccgagcgtgtcactcaagccatcgaggcaagtgacgttagctcaacccctccggttgtggaaaccgcatatggggtgacgatcacaaaaatgagctgaccctcgatcggacccctgcTACACGTGGGGCTCAagaaaagttggactcgcaaggagaccgaatgcgtggGGATATGTATGAAAAACTAAGGATAATGTTTCTGAAataagagacgctttctcctattTGTTTCGCTATCATCTCTCTCGACctttagtgaaacccgaccccggcaatggcaaggggtcgggaatcactcaggggctaataagggtatacaTATACCCTTTTTGAAATAGTCGTTGTGCCTAACCCCTTTCTCACgattaaaacctagaggcaaggtttgcgaaaATGAACATCGAGTAAGGCTGgccagactgcaagaaacctacgccctagtggctacagcacccttgcttaccagcatgatcagagtttcccacccacacctcaaactctatggtcttaacaataggaagggtcagaacgcattaacccctttttacacacaaaaaggaagaaagaacaaatttgttcaaatgaaataacaagcttgtttaaacaaAGCACAAGGGTcggaacttgtccgcttattacaaaaatgatcgcccggcctatttaactaactagcccctccgagggagaactatgccttctatcctgtcCGCCAGGTCCTGCGACAGGGGAGACACCGccgtttccatctcctccagctcgtggacttcataaccaGGCGCATAGCCATGGCTCATTGCCTCTAGATCAAtgatgtccccataatgagaacgagccaTCGCGAAGGACTAATTGACCCCGgtgcgaagggcattcctctcgagctggcgcacccgagccgtgatctcgatggcatgagccacgagtgagctggtcccctctgatcgcaccacctcaaggtcatcgcagaccactccgagggtggtgctcaggataccaagctcgtCACTCTTCGACTGATGATTCCTCCTCACCTCGGTGAGATCCATAGCTAGCCCGGCAGAAATGCTCTCGGCTGCCAGCTTCTAGGTCGTCTCCCTTtcaagcttggcctagagggagctgaccttCTGCCGCGCGTTGTCgcgctcttggtaggcctggtcatgctcttgGAAAGCCTAGTTGTGCTCCTTGCGAGCCGCGCCGCATTCCGAGTGGAGCCTCTCCGTGGTTTGGAGCTACTCATCTCGCTCCTTGGGCAGCCGAGCGACCGTCGCGGCATCTAGGCTcgcccttttctctagggccatgagATTCTCCTTGGCCCCCAGTttagatccctttctttctcaacctcacctagaaggtcaaggatccgccAGTGGGTTTCagcgtccttctagagcaactcatcccgtTCCTTCCTAACCCTGGCGGCTTCTTCGTCATCCTTCAGTGACCTCACCGACAGGCCTCAAACGCCTTCTTGGCCTCATCAGCATCCCAACGGGTCTTGGCCACCCACGACCGAAGATTGGCCACCTCCTCAgagaggggagtcagctcgaccaccctctgctGGGCGGCAACGAGTTGAGCTATCACCTCCCCGTGTAGTCATGCCTCCTCGACAAGGCGGTCCCAGGCTTCCTTCTATTGACAAAGGAACCGAGATTTCCCCTGGCTGCAAGCTATAAGGGACTATAGGGAGACGATGGTCaagatacaaaaagtatatagaggaagaaaatgGCAAGAAATAGGACCAAGCAATACCAAACCAGAGGGAACAACAACATCAAGCAATGCGCCCGTGGCGTGGTCCAGGGCCTCGAGTGCGGACGCGATCCCTACAtggaggctctcccgctccatgctctctgcggTGGCGTCAAGGGTAAAAAGCGTCGACGAAGGATCTTGCGGATCCACCCACTGGAGCAGGGGCTCGCCCTGCGTGGGCGAGCCGCTGCCCATCGATGTCAGGGTCAGGGACGACTCCTCGCTGGCCCCAAGCACCATCGACCCTTCTCATCGTAATGTCCCCGCTAGGATGCCCCCTCCGACAATGGAAGGGGTCAGTAGTGTAGATGCgaacctctctcctagcaccacaACTACCAAGGACCCCTCGGCAGCGTCCCCCTAAGTCCGGCCCATGCTAGGTGTCGTCACTTGGGTCGCCAATGGCTCAGGTCGCGCTAAGGCCTTAGGCGACGCTGTAGTTGCGCCTGGCTGTGACCCATCTATcatggccgccgccacctccacctacgtCTGTGGGGTCACGACCGGCTGCGTCGCACCTGCCACAGTCAGCGCCATGAGCACAGTTAGTAGCCCCATCCGCCCCATCGTCTGTAGCGGTATCGCAGCCGTCACTGACTGCTCTGCGACCTCCGAAGGCTCCCCTTGAACGCCCGCGTCTGCCTATCCCGCCGAGGGCACAGACGCCACTATGGGTGGTGCCCGACTGGCCAGCGACGTGGTCACACCAGCgccgctcctgcccaaaataggggCGACACCAGCCGATGGCCGCCGCCCCGATTGGACGGTGATACTCTTCTTcggcgccagcgccaaaggattccgGTGCCTGTCGACACTACAAGGGAcgaaaaacataagtcatgatgaaatccaactaaaataggaaaaaatagaggaattgatgACTCACCTCAACGCCGTTGGGTGGCAGACGTGTTTGGGGGACAAACCCTCGACCCTTGCTCCACCTCATCGGAACAAGGTCGTTTCAAGCCCGCCACCTGCTCCTAGGCAAAGGGGCTCACCCCTAGCAGCTCCTGGGGCACATTGGCGGAATGCCCCATTCCCCTTGGCGCTTGGGGCGCGATGGCAAGCCATCCACCTCTGCTAGCACCTCAGGCGTGAAGACAGAGCTACCCGCCTCTATTGGCTACTGGGGCAGGCCGACGGTATGGCCCGCCACCGTCGGCACCCTAGacgtgccctcccctccatggaatagGAAGGGTCTCGACGCCTGCAAGGATGAACCAACACCTATCAGCACATCCTCATTCTCCatgttgtcccactcgatatcgtcgGCTACCTCCATCACCTCgttgtcatcaccatcatcatcgtcatcattgtTGTAagtgtcctcccctcgttccTGCGCAggcaacttccatagcttcttcctcttcttgtcctcattCGTCTTCCTTAGTCACTTGCCCTCGGCGTGATTCGCCACCCTCATGGTTGAATCCCTCGGTAGCAGCGCCGGGTGATCCGTGAGGATGAGGTCCCACGGCTGGTCATGTCCCTCTCAAAATTAGTCTCATGGGgttgggaaatcaattgaagagaaggcaatagAAAGGAAAACTTATGAAGACAACATAGCCTGGCTCCGGCCACATCGGAGGAGGCCCTGGCACCGGGTAGACGAAGTCGAGGGCAGCACCCGTGTCGTCccgcaaaggctccatcgcctccttgatgtgttgcgtGATCTCGGAGTTAGGGAGCGTTCCCTCCGCGAGCATCGTTCTGTCGAACGACACCTCAGGCGCCATCGAGTATAGCGGGAGTGCGCGCGTCATCaacggcaccaccctcctcgcatggtaagcCCTAATGACGCCCGACCCTTTTAGGCCATTCTCCTTTAGTAtgtggatggcggtgatgtggtctcggatcttctttTTGTCCTTCTCCGAGACGCCCCACTTCTTCCACtgctctagggcctcttcgatcaggtgcCTAATGAACTTTGGCAGAAGGGCGGtggcgtcattcttgaggtagaaccactgcgagtgccaccccttgttggacatcgaGAGCTGCATGGACGGCTACTTGCCGACCCGGttgttccaaagttggatgccagcgcaccccatcggcatgtgcaatTCCTGACTgccgcccttctccctcttcttctggaggctGACGGcaaagaaatacctccacaagtcgaagtgggggctgatctcTAGGAATCCTTCGCACAGCGTGACGAAcgtcgccatgtgctggatcccattgggattgagatgctgcagctcgatGTTTCAGAAATGCAGCAGCCCCTGGAGGAATTTGTGGGCGGGGGTCGtgagcccacgctcatggaagtgggcgaatgacACCATGTACCCATAGGACGGCGACGACAAATTCTCGTTGCCAGGCAGCAACCACGCCTCGACCAAGGTCCGCGCGCAGAGAAGACCACgacggacaaggccctccatgcgctgggaGGTGATATCGgaatggcaccatggatccattggaggtggtgtgggggtacgaccccggatacccacggcaggccacatgggctacacctccaggggcagcccagcccacgagaaggagccttgtggggcacgattctgcttggtgcctcccgcaaggcatggggaggatatcctgaagatgttacgagatctgttaggatacgtacgatcccatgtttcttgtaatctattattactttccagttatctcttagatctaaccgacctgtaaccttgcccccggactatataaggcgggcagggacccctacaaaatcatgccaaatcatatgatagctaatacaaaccaacagaccacaggagtaaggtattacgtcatactgacggcctgaacttgTATAACTCgcgtgtctctattgccttcttgttttttattacacgctcctctgccgatcaatctaccatcgtgggatacccctcgatggactgccgacgatattctattgatagttggtgcgccaggtaggggtgtgcgtgttgtttccttatcgaacaagatggctttttccataggctctttgtccctcccacagcccggccagatcttcatggtcggatccatcacgtggatCATAAACGCCGACgaagttggagagcttctcgagccggtgcagatccattctacgccgaccacccttgcacctgcgactgcagatccaatctcggaaccacttccgGGGTCGACTTCATCAGCtactcgccgctcgcttcctcgctactagaggaggcatgtcaacaatgatgatctgatcgagtctatcgatcgggtccgcgtgaaactcgccgattgcctctccattgctgagtcagctctgga
This sequence is a window from Miscanthus floridulus cultivar M001 chromosome 10, ASM1932011v1, whole genome shotgun sequence. Protein-coding genes within it:
- the LOC136488070 gene encoding uncharacterized protein, which encodes MVKQLLMKASILVPPTDGEPLLLYIATTTQVVSATLVVEQEEEGHALKVQRLIYFISEVMSDSKTCYPQIQKLLYAILIAKSKLRHYFESHPVTGVTSSPLGEVIQNQDVMGRIMKWALELMGQGISYALWTAIKSQVLANFIAEWTDVQMPPAVINQEYWMMYFDGSLMKKGAGAGLAFVSPLGVRMRYMVRIHFTSSNNVAEYEALTNGLCFAI